Proteins found in one Thalassomonas actiniarum genomic segment:
- a CDS encoding GNAT family N-acetyltransferase, producing the protein MSSQLTFRIWDEQVFSENRQLWQQLLARSDADRLFLSWQWQYAWWKNCSCQKPQLHIIAVYDQEQLVALAPLFSHQKRIKKLLTVRQLQFIGCSYDIHDAVRSDNLDFIIDRQSDITAIDLVLHRAINKLSWHTCLIQSASRNSHVFRLLRTLKGNKSLEILSRTINYIVDFNEDFDSFCKKLKKKIRQKTLLHRRFIAGQLELKTVDFQESDAFIEQLNRLKLRRWNKKVYENQRLKFQQMFTDLCSQSQEISLLSSMMVMDNQAQSAFFGFSCDNQGYFLQYAFDPHYNSKLSLGFLHLGYVIEQGYSQGLKQLQLLPGGGQSDPYKQYLANKLQPQVSVRIISSWWLKALHTLTKIKRSSAKR; encoded by the coding sequence TTGTCTAGTCAGTTAACTTTCAGGATCTGGGATGAACAGGTCTTTAGCGAAAACCGCCAGCTGTGGCAACAATTACTGGCTAGAAGCGATGCCGACCGGCTGTTTTTATCCTGGCAATGGCAATATGCCTGGTGGAAAAACTGCAGCTGTCAAAAGCCCCAACTGCATATCATAGCCGTTTATGACCAAGAGCAACTGGTGGCATTGGCTCCCCTGTTCAGCCATCAAAAGCGCATCAAAAAACTGCTGACCGTCAGGCAGCTGCAATTTATCGGCTGCAGTTATGATATCCATGATGCGGTGCGCAGCGACAACCTGGATTTTATAATTGATCGCCAATCGGATATAACCGCCATAGATCTGGTATTGCACCGGGCAATAAACAAGCTGTCCTGGCATACCTGCCTGATCCAAAGCGCCAGCCGCAACAGCCATGTTTTTCGTCTGCTCAGAACTTTGAAAGGCAATAAATCCCTGGAAATCTTATCCCGGACCATCAACTATATTGTCGATTTCAATGAAGATTTTGATAGTTTCTGTAAAAAGTTAAAAAAGAAAATCAGACAAAAAACCCTTTTGCACCGGCGTTTTATCGCCGGGCAGCTGGAGTTAAAAACGGTAGATTTTCAGGAAAGCGATGCTTTTATCGAACAATTAAACCGGCTTAAGCTCCGCCGCTGGAACAAAAAAGTTTATGAAAACCAAAGACTCAAGTTCCAGCAAATGTTTACCGACTTATGCAGTCAAAGCCAGGAGATCTCCCTGCTGTCTTCCATGATGGTTATGGACAATCAGGCGCAATCGGCTTTTTTTGGTTTTTCCTGCGATAACCAGGGTTATTTTCTGCAATACGCCTTTGACCCTCACTATAACAGCAAACTTTCCCTCGGCTTCTTACATCTGGGTTATGTCATCGAACAGGGTTATAGCCAGGGATTAAAGCAATTACAGCTGCTGCCCGGCGGCGGCCAGTCGGATCCCTATAAGCAATACCTGGCCAATAAGCTCCAGCCCCAGGTTAGCGTACGTATCATTTCATCCTGGTGGTTAAAGGCCCTGCATACCCTGACTAAAATAAAAAGAAGTTCGGCTAAGCGCTAA
- a CDS encoding asparagine synthase-related protein, whose protein sequence is MHGLFFQDTATDNKKAFDEIWRFNPSETYRHNQITPSSDFFLFDGQSYDDSYYQSEHTLIFIDGSLALTDRDCTLQQSLAAIETIYLKHGYQGVIAAIAAGSFNLAIVDKKAEKVLFLNDFIGSIPLYYAKSNQGTVISTNPIALFNTGLFPTTLDMTGVASYAHLGYAFGSRHITRELNKLPANCCLEYDLNRKTSKILKGHNNLFETFPERQNYRKKKYAQLINKACSRVAHISGKTASFLSGGLDSRMVTAAWPKDHPLEHFTYGAPQSAEIEFAEQVARLNNEPLHHVIPDGGDIAAMIENIFDFSGLACFPERYFFAELMAQRGFNSVNDGFLIDVFLGGDFFHNDSYLSPVSKLAKYLGLFIDQSTAKHSTEAIAEAYFDSANLVKSYDQLSQYLDPDFIGAIKQAKPAILDDICTEVKRFAQHTDSVAYIFRNITAANRSVNYTLSQGVNARQFLKVNYPLGLDKELIYTCLELSPMQAAYRRGQLRALKDNYPDFAQIPYSRTLVPATYPAAAHKWASILNGKGIYIPGFNDRYKEKSLHFSNWGHWFKDNRQLRDIARNWLLSGNITDSNRIASFFAAIAENKTRASGHIFHIAGISKWISRTL, encoded by the coding sequence GTGCACGGACTCTTTTTTCAGGACACCGCAACCGACAATAAAAAAGCTTTTGATGAGATTTGGCGTTTTAATCCGTCAGAGACCTACAGGCATAACCAGATCACGCCAAGCAGTGATTTTTTCCTGTTTGACGGCCAAAGCTATGATGACAGTTATTATCAGAGTGAGCACACCCTGATTTTCATCGACGGCAGCCTGGCGTTAACGGACCGGGACTGCACACTGCAACAGTCGCTGGCAGCCATAGAAACCATTTACCTCAAACACGGTTATCAGGGAGTGATAGCCGCCATTGCCGCCGGCAGCTTCAACCTGGCCATAGTGGATAAAAAAGCAGAAAAAGTGCTGTTTTTAAATGACTTTATCGGCTCTATCCCCTTATATTATGCCAAGTCGAACCAGGGAACTGTGATCAGCACCAACCCGATCGCCCTGTTTAATACCGGTTTATTCCCCACCACGTTGGATATGACAGGCGTTGCCTCCTATGCCCACTTGGGCTACGCCTTCGGCTCCCGCCATATCACCCGGGAGCTCAATAAATTACCGGCCAATTGCTGTCTGGAGTATGACTTAAACCGAAAAACCAGCAAAATCCTTAAAGGCCATAACAACCTGTTTGAAACCTTTCCCGAGCGGCAGAACTACCGCAAGAAAAAGTACGCCCAGCTGATCAATAAGGCCTGCAGCAGGGTAGCGCACATCTCAGGGAAAACCGCTTCTTTTCTCAGCGGCGGCCTGGACTCGAGAATGGTTACCGCCGCCTGGCCCAAAGATCACCCGCTGGAGCATTTTACCTACGGCGCGCCGCAGTCGGCAGAAATAGAATTTGCCGAACAGGTGGCCAGGCTTAATAACGAGCCGTTGCACCACGTGATCCCGGACGGCGGCGATATTGCCGCCATGATAGAGAATATCTTTGATTTCAGCGGCCTGGCCTGCTTTCCCGAGCGTTATTTTTTCGCCGAGCTGATGGCACAGCGAGGCTTTAACTCGGTTAACGACGGCTTTTTGATCGACGTTTTCCTCGGCGGCGATTTTTTCCATAACGACAGTTATTTATCGCCGGTGAGCAAACTGGCCAAGTACCTGGGCTTGTTTATCGATCAGAGCACGGCAAAACATTCCACCGAAGCCATTGCCGAGGCCTATTTCGACAGCGCCAACCTGGTTAAAAGCTATGATCAGCTGAGCCAGTACCTGGATCCCGACTTTATCGGTGCCATCAAACAGGCAAAACCTGCGATACTCGATGATATCTGCACCGAAGTAAAACGGTTTGCACAACATACCGACTCTGTTGCTTATATCTTCAGGAATATTACCGCCGCCAACCGCTCGGTTAACTACACCCTGAGCCAGGGAGTCAACGCCAGGCAGTTTCTCAAGGTCAACTACCCCTTGGGCTTAGACAAAGAGCTGATTTACACCTGCCTCGAACTTTCCCCGATGCAGGCGGCCTACCGCCGGGGGCAGCTCAGGGCATTAAAAGACAATTACCCGGATTTTGCCCAGATCCCCTATAGCCGTACCCTGGTACCGGCTACCTACCCTGCCGCTGCCCATAAATGGGCGTCGATTTTAAACGGCAAGGGCATCTATATTCCGGGTTTTAACGACCGTTATAAAGAAAAAAGCCTGCACTTTAGCAACTGGGGGCACTGGTTTAAAGACAACCGACAGTTGAGAGATATTGCCCGTAACTGGCTGTTAAGCGGTAATATTACCGACAGCAACCGCATAGCGTCATTTTTTGCCGCGATTGCCGAGAACAAAACCCGCGCCAGCGGGCATATCTTCCATATTGCCGGGATCAGCAAATGGATCTCCCGGACCTTATAG